In Silene latifolia isolate original U9 population chromosome X, ASM4854445v1, whole genome shotgun sequence, the following proteins share a genomic window:
- the LOC141620872 gene encoding uncharacterized protein LOC141620872: protein MKGDKYEGLIKHTKSEAFQKKSKQASLNKRGGKEDAVNEPTHYAGSRSFWNRMLGRGKKKSQPIATVPELFLDTHSRVDHKGVRTWTKPKDKQLYEAFEREKAANPEKPDNDIWYELVDGFKKGHVYGTGSSTPAFYEKTRRRSTSTIPKEHVSTGNY from the exons atgaaag gtgacaagtatgaaggcttaataaagcataccaaaagtgaagcttttcagaagaagtctaagcaagcatccctcaacaaaagaggaggaaaggaagacgccgtgaacgagcctactcattacgcgggttcacgatcgttctggaatcgtatgttgggt agaggaaagaagaagtcacagccgattgcgacggtaccggaactgtttctggacacgcattccagggttgaccacaaaggggttagaacttggactaagccaaaagacaagcaattatat gaagcatttgaacgagaaaaagccgccaatccagaaaaaccggataatgacatatggtatgagttggtggatggcttcaagaaagggcacgtgtatggtaccggaagttcaacaccggctttctatgagaaaacgcgtagaagatcgacttcaacaattcccaaagaacacgtatcaaccgggaattattag